The sequence below is a genomic window from Sneathiella marina.
CCCCATTGGAGCGCCGGCCAAGGCCTGAGATAACGTAAAAAACAAATCAACATGAAATTTTTCTCTCATTGGATGGAGGAAGCTGCAATGGGAGGGGGACGGACGCAACAGGCCCCCTCTCCCTCATAAAAACAAGCAATTCATCTGACCCCGGCATCGGCTAGTTATAGTTTGCTGTAAATATAACGGTACCGGTGTAGTCACCACGGGTTGATAGCTCAGGTATCGTTAAGGTAGCCCCCATGGATACTGCAAGTTGCCCATTAGCGTCCAAATTCACTGGGGAATCAGTATTAAAGGTAAAGTCAGTCAGTTGCAGAGTGCTCGTCCCGTTGGTGGGATTGGTACCCAGAATCGCTGAAAAGGCGATCTGCTCATTGGCACTACCCGTGACTGTGTATCTTGCAGGCGTCGGGGTTCCAGAGGGATTTACAATACTGCTCGACAAAGTAATTACAGTGCCGTCCGGTCGGAGTCTTACGGACTTTGTAATACTGCTCGACATAACCCCCGCAGGAACTGTCAACACGCCGAAATGCAAAGGAGTGCCTTTAGTAATATTTATCGGCGTCAGAAAAGTCACCGTGGCTTTTGTTGACTCAGTTGTTGCGAAGGCAGGCAAAGCAATAATCAAGCCCATGGCGCAAAGCCCAATATTCCTTAAATGCTTGTTCATATTAGCTGCCCTTCCTCTTGCCCATGCTCTTCCACTTGCCCATGCTCTTCCTCTTGCCATGCCCGTGCTCATGTTCTGCCCTTGCCCGGATCTCAACATCCAATAAGGATTGAAGAAAAACTGGCCCATTAATTGGCGTATAAATTATCTGGCGTATAATCTAGCCGCTTTATGACCAAAATCATCGGGGGCAAATGTAATCTTGAGTAACCGTATGTAATGCGATGTAACGTGATGCAACGGAGTGCAAAAAGCGGGATGCAAAAAGCGGGATGCGCGCTGGGGTGCCGGCTTGGATTGGGCTCTGGCGGGACTGGAATAAGCGGGCCTAGCCAGGGATCAGGATCCAGGTGTAATCCACGATTACACGTCAGGTCACCTCATAGGCTGCATTCACTGGGCCTGTGACCGTCAGCGTCCCCCCGACTAGACAAGACAAAGTTCCGCCTCCGTCGAAAGCAGGAGCGCCTGCCAAGGCCTGAGATAACGAAAAAAACAAATCAACATGAAATTTTTCTCTCACTGGATGGAGGAAGCTGCAATGGAAGGGGGACGGACGCAACACGCCCCCTCTCCCTCACACAGACAAGCAATTCATCTGACCCCGGCATCGGCTAGTTATAGGTTACTGAAAATGTAACGTTACCGCTGTAGTCACCATAGGGTGATCCGTCAGGTATCGTTAAGGTTGCCCCCATATTTACTCCAAGGCGCCCATTAGCGTCCAAATTCACTGGGGTACCAGTAACACTGGTACCGTCAGACGACTGGAAACTTTCAAAGTTAAAGTCTTCTACAGTCAGTTTGTCACCATTCCCGTTGCTAAGCCCCGTCGTCGACGCTGAGAGGCCAACCGACGCACCCTTACTACCATAGACGGTGAATCGTGCGGGCCCCGGGGATCCAGTAACTGTAATACTGGTCGGAACACTGGTTATAGTGCTGCTGCCGCTTAGGCCCGCTAGGAGTGTGACGGACCCTGCTGCACCGCCAGCTGCAATCTTTCCGAAACTCAAATCGGTGTGATGTGTAATTTCTATGGGCACCACCACTTTCACTGTGGCAAGCGTTTCCGCGTCTTCTGCGAAGGCAGGCGAAGCAATAATCAAGCCCATTGCGCAAAGCCCGATATTCCTTAAATGCTTGTTCATATTAGCTGCTCTTTCCACTTGCCCATGCTCTTCCTCTTGCCATGCCCGTGCTCATGTTCTGCCCTTGCCCAGATTTCAACATCCAATACGGATTGAAGAAAAACTGGCCCATTAATTGGCGTATAAATTAACCTGCGTATAAATTAGCGGGCATATAAATTAACTAGCGCATAATTTAGCCGCTTTATGACCAAAATCATCGAAGGCAAATGTAATCTTGAGTAACCGTATGTAATGCGATGTAACGTGACGCAACGGAGGGCAAAAAATGGGGGAATGCAAAAAGCGGGATGCGGGCCGGGATGCCGGCTCGGGCTGGGCTCTGGCGGGACTGGAATGCGCGGTCCTTGCCAGGGATCAGGATCTAGATGTAATCCACGATTACTTCATAGTTCACCTCATAGGCTCCATCCAGTGAGCCGCCGCTGGCCGTCAGCGTTCCTCCGACTTTGAAAGACAAAAATCCGCCCGCGCCTAAAGGAAAAGGTGAGGTGTCCCCCAAATCATGCTTCATATCACTCAATGTCAAGGAGGCGCCGTTGTTCACGACGGTAGTTATCGGATTAAATGTAATAGATACGTTACTGTTGGCCGTCCCCGTGACCTCAATCACGCCGGCTTGCGACCCCGAAACTTCTGCGAAATTGCTGCCGGAGGACACCACGCCATTTACATTCAGAACAAGGGTTGTTGCCGCGCTTTCATCAATGAGTATCACCTCCCCAAAACTCATGGTGGTTATTGGGTTTATCGCTTGCGACCGGGCCGAGGGCATGGCCAAGGCCATTACGAACAATGCCGCGACAGCCCGAAAAACCAAATGATGCGTAAAAACTGCCGAGATTTTTTTCATACCCTCTCCAAATCGAAACATTTCCAAAGACCCTTGAAGCCTCTATTCAACGAAGCCCTTATTCAACTAAACTGTCAAGCGACCTGCCCAAGCGACCTGCCCGATCGACCTGCCATGCGTTTTTTTCCTGCAAGCGACCAAAACTCAATCCCCGGCCACAATGACCCTTTTATAATGACCCTTTTATACCGCATGACAGCGGAGCCATCCGACCATGTAGTTGTAACGGTTTGTAATAAAACATAATCTCCGGCCTTACATTGTCCGCAATAAGCAGCAGTTAAGCCATCGTGATATCTCCCACTGCAAATTCCTGCACCCGCAACAAACCCGCCCCACACCCGTCTCAAGACTGTATCAAGGCCGCTTTCGAACATTGGGTCCCCCTTCCCGCCGTATAGATAGTCGTGTCGCCTCTGCCGTCATTGCGCTCCCTCGCGGAGGGGCGGGAAATCTGCCCCGGATAGTGCGTAATCTCCCCCTAAAACCACGCAGGAAACTCCCTGATCTCAGCTCCGAAATCCTGGGTTCGCCCCAACGAAAAACGTCTCCCGCACCGCCTTTCCATAACAGGTCTCAGCGCAGTGCCATCTGGGGATGGCTGGACAGGGGGACATCAAAAACAACATACAGGCGCGAAAACCACCTGGCATTCGCCATGCCTCATTCGCCGTGTCCCGTTCGCCATGCCCCCTGCGCCATGCCTCACTGGAAAACAGTATCGGACCGTGCAATCAATGATCCGCCATTCTCGCTCGTTTCATGAAACTCAACAGTGATTTTCTTGCCCAGATAGGGCTTGTCCGGATCGAAGGGCAGCACCAGATGCCGGTACGGAGTGGACAAATAAATGGCCAGATTGTTTAGTCTGGCAATGTCCTCACCATCCGCTTTTACAACCAGATCCCCCCGCAAGGAGCGGTCACCGGAACGCTCGACAATCATGGATATTCCCGGTTTTCCGTCTTCGGTCTCGGTGAGTTTCAAATCGGATATCTCTGCGGTGCCGGTCAAATCTCCAACGCGCGCAAATACGGGAATTGACAGGCCATAAATGGCAGAAATATTTATGCCAAGACTTGCCTCATCGTCCTTTCCCGGTTCACCGGGCCGCAGCGAGGGAGGGGCTTGAGGATTGGGAAGCATGCGAAACAAAAGGTGAGAGCGATACTCGCCCGCTGGCAAATTTACGGGGCGGCGAAACGCGACACGAACCGTTTGCACCTCCCCCGGTTCGAGGGTTATTTGCCGCGGCGAAAACCGGAGCATCTTGGTCGCGAACTGATCCTGGAACACCTCCTGACCCGCCCCCTCTTCGGGGACCTTTTCAAGCTTCCCATTTTCATTCATACGGAAATTTTGCAACGAAAGACGGTAAGAATGTGTTTCATCATCACCATTTATCAACAGGATGGACTCGCTGCTGTTTCTGGTATCAAGTTCGACCAGTGTCGGGGCGACCATTAACCCGCTGGCCGCAAATACCGGTTGGGCCGCGGGAACAAGCAGAAAAAGAACGGCGGGAATATACCAGGCCGTCCAGCGTGACCTGAAAAAACTCAGCAACAAACTCTTCATAAAATCTTTCCTCTAAATATCAGGCGACATAACGCCTGTTTCGGTTTTTCTTCAAAACGACGGGCACATAAGAAACCCGCGTCCGGCAGCCTGTAACGCATATGGGCCCTAAAACCGCCATCGCTCATTAAATTCTCTTATTACGGGTAAGCGGCCGCAGCCGGTAATCCTGAGCCTCAGCAGTCCTGAGTTCCGACAATCCCGAGCCTCAACAATCCCGAACACGTATGATGCCGCCATTCCGCCTTGCAGGAACGGAGAGATATTGTTGTCAAATCAGTCTGTCCTGCAATTCTACGATATTGCCGGCCAAAACTTCACAAATGCAATGTAAAGGTATGTAACAGATTGTCAGAAAGAGCGGGATTTGCGGATTTACAGTTAAGGGTAAACGACCGTTACGGTATAGGTGCCCCTGTAGATGCCAGGTGGCTGCAATGGTGAATGGCTGAATATTATGCCGCTTTTTACAAATAACTCTCCATCACTGTCTAAAGTACTTCCGTTATCACGAGAGGGAACAATACCGATAACTGTCAGCGTATTTCTGTCCTCGTCATTGAGATCTCCTCCTTTTGTCATGGTAACGGTAACCGCTTCATCTGGACTGCCGGTGATCTTGAATACGCCCAATTGCGGTGATCCAAATGAGGAAACACTTGGGGCCAAGAGGTAGCCATCGGGATAGCGGCTGTCGCCGGAAAAATCTACGGTAGTGTGAGTTGTGAGCGATGTATCAATGACCAGCCACCCGAAACTCAATAGGCTTATCTCTTCAATTGCTAACGGTTTTACCAGTTTTATGGCGACGGGATTATCCGTTGCTTCCTCCGCCCGGGCGGAGGCAACGGATCCCAGGTTGAGTATCAAAATCCCGCACATCCCGTAAAAGCTGTTCAGGGAGCGCGCCTTTATGAGCGCCCGTCTTTCATTGGTGGCTTCATTGATGTCCATTTTCCCGCCTTCTTTTGCAACCCGCTTCCCCCCTTTGTTTATCCTCTGTTTGAACACCGCTTGTGATCCCATGCTGCTCGTTTCCAACTTATCAGGCCCGCCAAAAACCCCTCTGTGATCCATAATGTCTATGGCCCATAACGCCAGAAGCCCGTTGAGCCCCTGTTGAGCCCGGTGTGGCCGGTTTTTTCAGTATTCCGGATTTCCTTCCGCCCGGGCAGCCGATCCCTCCCCGGATGTAAAATCCGGAACCGGCCGCAGCCGGTAATCCTGAGCCTCAACAGTCCTGAGTTCCGACAATCCCGAGCCTCAACAATCCCGAACAGGTATGATGCCGCCATTCCGCCTTGCAGGAACGGAGAGATATTGTTGTCAAATCAGTCTGCCCTGCAATTCTACGATATTGCCGGCCAAAACTTCACAAATGCAATGTAACGGTATGTAACAGATTGTCAGAAAGGGCGGGATTTGCGGATTTACAGCTAAGGGTAATTGGCCGTAACAGTGTAGGATCCCGTGTAAGTGCCAAGTGCCGGCTTACCTGAATACTCAAGCTCTATCCCGGTTGTTATAATTAGCACGCCATTACTGTCCAAGGTACCCTCATCACTGAATGGAGTACGATACATTTCTCTAATCTTCAGAATATCTCCCTTCCCATTACTGAGATTTGCTCCTTTCTCCACGCTAAAGGTAACAGTTGCGCCTGGGGTACCGGTGATCTTGATTTCGCCCAATTGACGCGTTCCAATTTTGGGACGGGCACTATAATTGAGTTCGTCGCTATACTCAAATTTTGCCAAGTGGCCACTACTACTACTATAAAAAGCTAGTGTATCGAAGCCGCCCACGCCATCAAGGACCACCCCTCCGAGATTCATTTTGGTTATCTCTTCAATTCCTAACGATTTCAGCAGTTTTATGGCGACGGGATTATCCGTTGCCTCTCCCGCCAGAGCGGAGGCGCCAAATCCCAGGCTGAGTATCAGAAGTCCGCAAACCCGGATAGGATATTTTCTAGCCCAGCTTTTCAAATAGAGTTCCTTTATGAGTCCCCTTCCTTTCCTTTTGAAAAACTGCCACTGCTCATTTATTCTACAGCTAAGGGTAATTGACCGTAACAGTGTAGGTTCCCGTGTAAGCGCCAAGTGTCGGCGTACCTGAATACGAAATTTCTATCCCGGTTAGTAATGTTAGCATGCCGTTGCTGTCCAATCTATGCGGACCGGATCTACCAATTTGAATTCCTCTAATTTTCATATTAGTTGTCCCATTACTGAGAGTTCCTCCCACCATGCTTAAGTTAACAATTTCACTTGGGGTACCGGTGATCAAGATTTCGCCCCTTTGAGTCGCTGAAGTAGTGGGAGGGATAGTAGCATTGATATCTTCGTCATACTCAACTAAACCCAATCGGCCATTAGACTGATATAAGATTAGTGTATCAAAGCGGCCCCAGTCGACAACAGGACTGTACACCCCTCCGAGATTCATTTTGGTTATCTCTTTAATTCCTAACGATTTCAGCAGTTTTATGGCGACGGGATTATCCGTTGCCTCCTCCGCCAGGGCGGAGGTCGCAAACCCGAGGATGGCAGTTGCAAGCCCCAGGCCAATGACGGCATATGCGCATATTATAGGTAACGATTTTAAAGATTTCATTTCAGGTAAAGATTTCATCCCTATACTTTTCCTTGAGAGTTTAAGTGACATTTCGCCTGCCTCTGACATCCGATCCCACCCCGGATGTTAAATCCGGACCCGGCCGCAGCCGGTAATCCCGTGTAAGCCGCAACGCCATCTTCACATCAAACCACCCTGAAATATTGAGCCAATCGGCTATATGGAACTGTAATATTCCCGGCCAGATGGCACCCATTATTCGGACAGATGACGATACCCTGTTCATTAGGAACCATGTCACAGCCCCCTATGAATAGTTCGCTACTACGGTATAGGTACCGTCGGTGTAAATTCCGTTTGCAGCAAGCGCGGGAATTATCAGTGTCACTCCTACATTAATCGTTAATTCTCCATTGTCGTTCAGGGCCGGGTTGGCACCTGCATTATGCTTAAAGTCAGTCATTTCCATCGTGTAGTTGACATTGCCAACGGTAAGGGTTGGACCAGAGACCCCCTCTATGGATATGGAAATGTCCTGATTTTTGCTACCGGTGATCTCGAATTCCCCTGCCACCACGTTGCCAGTTGCCGTTACCCCGCTGCTAGTGGCCACAGTGACTTCACCGTCAGGCGACATTGTGACTTCCCTATCATAATTTACTCGAAGCGCTACCGTCCCAAAGTTCATTCTGATTTTCTCGGTAATATCGATCGGCGCCATGAACGCCATCGAGACAGTCCCTGTTATCGGATTATCGGCCAAGGCCGAGGTCGCAAACCCGAGGCTGGCAATTGCAAGCCCCAGGCCAATGACGGCATATCCACGTATTTTAGGTAGTGATTTTAAAGATTTCATTTCAGATAAAGATCTCATCCCTTTACTTTTCCTTGAGAAATTAAGTGACATTTCGCCTGCCTCTGACATCCGACCCCTCTTCGGATGTTAAACCCGGACCCGGCCGCAGCCGGTAATCCTGTGTAAGCCGCAACGCCATCTTCGCATCAAACCATCCTGAAATATTGAGCCAATCGGCTATATGGAACTGTAATATTCCCGGCCAGGTGGCCCCCATTATTCGGACAGATGACGATATCCTGTTCATTTGGAACCATGTCACAGCCCCTTACGGATAGTTCGCTGTTACGTCATAGATACCGCCCCTGTACTCACCGACAGATCCGGCTGGTATACGCAACTGCAGTCCAACTTTTAACATAAATTCTCCATTGGCTTCCAGAAACCCTCTTGGGCCATTTAAATCCATGTTAAGATTAGTCATTGTCAGCGTGGCACCGCTGTCATTTGACGGGTCCTCACCCGCCGCTATCGATATGTCAACGGACCGGTTTGCGGCGCCGGTGATCTTGAATTCCCCTGCCGCCGGCAACCCGGTTGACGTCATCTGTGAACCACTATCGATGTCAGAGATGACACCATCATAACCGATTGAAATCAATCTGTTTTTACTTGTATCCAGGGACACCGTACCAAAGTTCATTCTGACTTCCTCGGTAACCGTGACCGGCGACATTAACTTCACCGATACGACCGATGCCTCCTCTTCGGCCGAGGCCGGGTTCCCTTTCCTGATCAAGGCTGGATTCCCTCTTCTGACCAAAGTTGAGGCTGGGCTTGAGGTTGGGATTGAGGTTGAGGCTGAGGCTGGGCTTGAGGTTGAGGCTGGGGTTGAGGCTGGGGTTGAGGTCTCTGCGGCCAAGGCGGAGGTGGCAAGCCCCAGGCCAATGGCGGCATATGCACATAGTTCCGGTAATGATTTTAAAGATTTCAATTCAGGTAAAGATTTCATCCCTATGGTTTTCCTTGAGACCTTAATCAACATTTCACCTGCCCCCGATACATTATCTCGCAAAATTCACAGCTATATGTTCCCGCCGAGCCGCAGTCGAGCTCTTTAAAGTTTGCCGAACGTGGTTATGCTGAACATCGTTATACTGAAAAGCTGAACCTCCTTGCGATCTGGTCGTTGCGATCTGGCGCGGCCGGCCCTTCAGCAGTTCGGTATTTCCGCCTGCATTTGACAACCGGGCCCTCTCCCCGGGTGTTAAATCCGGCGCCGGCCGCATCCGGTAATTCTGCGTGAACAGCAAATTCACTATCACCCAAAACCGCGTTAAACTGGAGATACATCAGTTGGTTATATGTAACCGCAGTATCTCCAGCCAGGAGCATCCTTCATTCAAACAAATGACGATGCCATATTCACAGCCCCCTAATTATAGTTCGCTTCTACGGTATAGGTACCGTTTGAGTACACACCAGTTGGAGCATTAGCAGGTACCACCAAATCCATTCCGACAATAATATCCAATTCACCACTGGAATTCAGGGCCGGGGCGGCAGGAACATTAGTTTGTATATTCTGGAGTGTCAGTTCAGTATCAACAGAGTTGACTGTCAGTGTCGGGTTCGCCGTCGGCGTTACATCTATGGTAAGTCCCTGGCTTGGGGTGCCGGTGATTTTGAATGCCCCTGATGTTATGCTCCCGGTTGCCACAATTATACCAGTTGTTGTAATATCGACTGCATCCGCGAGGCCCAATTGAATTGTTCCTCCAGTTGTTGTATCCATCGCTATCGTTCCAAAGCTCGCTGGGGCTGTTTGGTTAATAATGATCGTTTCCAATATTGTCGCCGAGACCCCCGCTATAAGCGATGTCGCCGAGGCCGAAGTTGCTAATCCGAGGCCAGCAGTTGCAAGCCCCAGGCCAATGGCTGCATATGCACATTTTTTAGATAAAATTTTCATCATCAATCTTAATCCTTATGTTGTTCAAGTATTTAAAATCCCGTCGGTCCCCGGTACAAAATCCTGCTTCCGTAAAAATCCCCGCCATCCCAAAAAGCAATTCTTTAGAATTCAATACCCCGAGGTGATTTAAAATGCAGAATTTCAATGTTTAAAATCCGGTTACGCGAAATAATTTAGTCTGCTCAATCAGCGTGTTATAAAAACAGCACGTTGTAAAAAAACATATAGGATATTCCCGGCCAGAATAACATCAATGCGATGTAACGAAATGTAACGAAGTGTACTAAGCCGGATTTAACGGGCTTGGGGCTATGTATAATTTACTGTTACTGAATAGGTACCGCCGGCATAGACACCGGCTGGCGTCCCAGCAGGCACGTGAAGGATCATATCAATTCACCTGTTAAACTTCCCGCACTGTCTAGCTTGAGAGAGCGTGACTGAAAGCCGCCAAATAGCGTCGGCCATATATCCAGCACATGTTCGTTGGTCGTCATATTTGTTGGGAGCGTTACCTTGATGGTACGAGCCTCAACCTCTGCGTTCGGGCTACCGGAGATCCTGAACGCCCCTGCCTGCGAATTTCCATATGACGCAAATGTCGGATCACGTGAAATATGAGCAAGGCCGACAGGGGCAGAAAGCCCACTTATTCCATTTACACTGGTATCAATGAGCAACTCGCCCAAATCCACCGGGGTTAATTGCTCAATTATCAGCGGTTTCAGCAGTTTTATGGCGACGGGATTATCCGTCGCCTCCCCCGCCCAGGCTGAGTATCAAAAACCCGCACATCCGGACGGCTGACGATATCCTGTTCACAGGATGCCATGTTCACAGCCCCCTATCGATAGTTCGCTGTTACGGTATAGGTACCGTCCGTGAACTCACCAGTAGCACCAGCTGGCACACGCAAACCCATTCCTACATTAAACGTTGCTACTCCATTGCTGTCCAGGGTCAGTGTGGTACCTCCCCAAGGATAAAAAAACTCTATTGCCAGCTCACCGTCGCCATTTGACGGGTTATCACCCGCCGCAAACGTTATGTCAACTTGCTCTCCAACGGTGCCGCCGGTGATCTTGATTTCCCCTGCCGTTGGCGACCCAATTACTATGGGGTCGCGACCAAAATCGGCGGCACGGACCACACCGTTGGTGGTGATTGCAATTATTGTAGAATCGGGCACAGGAATCACCTTTCCAAAGTTCATTTTGACCTCCTCGGTAAGAGTTAAGGGCGTCACTAACTTCACCGATACGGGCCCTTCACCCTCCTCCGCCATGGCGGAGGTCGCAAACCCGAGGCTGGCAGCTGCAAGCCCCAGGCCAATGACGGCATATGCGCACATTATAGGTAACGATTTTAAAGATTTCATTTCAGGTAAATATCTCATCCCTTTACTTTTCCTTGAGAAATTAAGTGACATTTCCTTAAGTGACATTTCGCCTGCCTCTGACACCCGCCCCCTCTTCGGGTGTTAAATCCAGACCTGGCCGCAGTCGGTAATCCTGTGTAAGCCGCAACGCCATCTTCACATCAAACCACCCTGAAATATTAAGTCAATCGGTTAAATGTAACTGTGATATTCCCGGCCAGGTGGCGCCCTTTATTCGGACGGATGACGATATCCTGTTCACAGGATGCCATGTTCACAGCCCCCTATTGATAGTTCGCTGTTACGGTATAGGTACCGTCCGTGAACTCACCTCTAACCCCGACAGGTATAAGTATTTCCATTCCAACATAAAACGTTAATTCTCCATTGCCGTCAAAATTCGTAGTGAAATTGATACCTTCTTCACTTCTAGGAACCCCCGTACTCAGCATGACACCGTCGGCATTTGTCGGGCCCGAGTTCACATCTCCCGCTAACAATATGTCAATTGCCTGGTTTGCGGTGCCGGTAACCTTGATTTCCCCTGTTACTGCCGGTCTAATTGTCACGAATGTTGCAGCAGTGCTGGCAATAAAATCACCTGCGGGGCTGAGGGTAACGGTTCCATCGCCCCCCCCGTGTCCTTCAAAAAGAAACGCTCCAAAGTCCAATTCGCGTACCTCTTCAATAGTGACCGGCGTCACTAACGTCACCGATATGGGCCCATCGCGCTCCTCCGCCAGGGCGGAGGTCGCAAACCCGAGGCTGGCAGCTGCAAGCCCCAGGCCAATGACGGCATATCCACGTATTTTAGGGAAATTTTTCACTATCAATCTGTATCCTTATGCTATTCAAATGTTTAAAATCCCGTCGGTCATGGCCACAAAATCCTGCTTCAGTAAAAATCCCCGCCATCCCAAAAAGCAATTCTCTAAAATTCAATATCCCGAGGTGATTTAAAATGCAGAATTTCAATGTTCAAAATTCAATGTTCAAAATCCAATGTTCAAAATCCGGTTACGGCCGGTTACGGGAAATAATTCAGTCTCTCTAAATTCAGCCTGCTCAATCAGCGCTTTGTAATAAAATATAGGAGATGCCCGGCCAGAGCAGCATAAATACAACGTAACGAAATGTAATAAGCTGCCGGAAAGGACGAAATTCAACGGCTTGGGGCTATTGATAACCTACTGTTATGGTATAGGTACCGGTATAGGTACCAGGCGCCTGCCCTACGTATGTGTGAAGGACTCCCCCAGTTATAAACATAAATTCGCCCTCATCATCCAACAGGTGAGGAGGGGAATTAAAATGTCGTACAGTTTCGAAAGTCAGACTGTCTCCGTCAGTATTTGTTATGTCTATAGCCGGTCCGAAATCAAGGGAAATCTCTGCATTCGGGCGGCCGGTGATCTTGATCTCCCCTGCATGCGGTGGTGTTCCATATAACGCATATGGTCCAGGAGGAACAACAGCAAAATCGCCGGGACAGCCTTCGGGAAAGTGCGGGCTATGGCTAGTCATACTCGATCGTTACCGTGTAGGTTCCACCGGTGAAATTACCAGTTGCGCCGCTTGGATACTGGAGCAAAATCCCGCTTTTTATATTTAACACCCCGTCGTCATCCAGGGTATCCCCGTTACTAAAAGATGCATAGATTCCAGCAATTGTCATTTCAACCTTTGCCTCATTCAAGGGGTTGGTCCTTTCCTCCATGGTAATGGTAACCCTTGATTTCGGGATACCGGTGATCTTAAACACCCCCGGCTGCGGCGTTCCATATGATGTTGCGCCGAGCAGGGTGAAGCCGTCATCAAAATTATCACCGACTTGAAAAATAATATAGTTGTTGCCACCGTTATCCACAATCAGCTCGCCCAAATCCATTGCGGTGGTTTCTTCAATGGTTAGCGGTTTTACCAGGTTTATGGCGACAGGATTATCCGTTGCCTCCCCCGCCAGAGCGGAGGTAACAACGCCAAGGCCAATTACGGCAAGCCCGCAAGCCTTCAAATAGCGTTTCATATTCAGTCCTTTTATGGGCAACCTTCCCCTCCATGTGCCCCGTTATGTCCAACTATGGCCCGTTATGCCCCGTTGTGGTCCGTTTACTTCCCCTGTTCACACTCTGTTTCTGAGTTGCTTTTGATCTGCAACAGGCCAAGGCGACCTGCCGTCAATCTGCCTTCGGATTCCGGAGTCCCCTCGCCCCAGTGCCTCGAGCCCCCAGTGCCTCAAGCCCTCTGTGCCTCGAGCCCCCAGTGCCTCAAGCCCTCTGTGCCTCGAGCCCATTGTGCCTCGAGCCCTCTGTGCCTCGAGCCCATTGTGCAGGCAGGCTTTACGAGCTCCTTAACGTACATTTGGAAGCCGGATGCAATTGTAATTCGGGTAAAATTTACAGTAAGTCAGCAGGCAATATGTAGCTGCCGCTTCTGCTATTGAAAGTAGCTCTTTCCGCCTTAAAAAACCACGAATGCAATGTAACGAAATGTATTGAACTGCCGGAAAGGACGAAATTCAACGGCTTGGGGCTATGTATAATTTGCTGTTATTAAATAGGTGCCGGTATAGGTACCAGGTGCCTGCCCCACGGAGGTGCGAAGGACTCCCCCAGTTATAAACATAAATTCGCCCTCACCATCCAACAGGTGAGGAGGGGATTTAAAATGTCGTACAGTTTCGAAAGTCAGACTGTCTCCGTCAGTATTTGTTATGTCTATTGCCGGTCCGAAATCAAGGGAAATCGAAATCTCTGCATTCGGGCGGCCGGTGATCTTGATCACCCCTGTATGCGGTGGTGTTCCATATAACGCATATGGTCCAGGAGGAAGAACAGCAAAATCGC
It includes:
- a CDS encoding DUF4402 domain-containing protein, whose translation is MRYLPEMKSLKSLPIMCAYAVIGLGLAAASLGFATSAMAEEGEGPVSVKLVTPLTLTEEVKMNFGKVIPVPDSTIIAITTNGVVRAADFGRDPIVIGSPTAGEIKITGGTVGEQVDITFAAGDNPSNGDGELAIEFFYPWGGTTLTLDSNGVATFNVGMGLRVPAGATGEFTDGTYTVTANYR
- a CDS encoding DUF4402 domain-containing protein; amino-acid sequence: MKNFPKIRGYAVIGLGLAAASLGFATSALAEERDGPISVTLVTPVTIEEVRELDFGAFLFEGHGGGDGTVTLSPAGDFIASTAATFVTIRPAVTGEIKVTGTANQAIDILLAGDVNSGPTNADGVMLSTGVPRSEEGINFTTNFDGNGELTFYVGMEILIPVGVRGEFTDGTYTVTANYQ
- a CDS encoding DUF4402 domain-containing protein, coding for MMKILSKKCAYAAIGLGLATAGLGLATSASATSLIAGVSATILETIIINQTAPASFGTIAMDTTTGGTIQLGLADAVDITTTGIIVATGSITSGAFKITGTPSQGLTIDVTPTANPTLTVNSVDTELTLQNIQTNVPAAPALNSSGELDIIVGMDLVVPANAPTGVYSNGTYTVEANYN
- a CDS encoding DUF4402 domain-containing protein — encoded protein: MTSHSPHFPEGCPGDFAVVPPGPYALYGTPPHAGEIKITGRPNAEISLDFGPAIDITNTDGDSLTFETVRHFNSPPHLLDDEGEFMFITGGVLHTYVGQAPGTYTGTYTITVGYQ
- a CDS encoding DUF4402 domain-containing protein, coding for MKRFFRACGLAAIGLGMVTFARAGEATDNPVAIELLEPLTLEEITPLNFGTMFLDTSIERFVAVTDTGDFAVLPPGPYALYGTPPHTGVIKITGRPNAEISISLDFGPAIDITNTDGDSLTFETVRHFKSPPHLLDGEGEFMFITGGVLRTSVGQAPGTYTGTYLITANYT
- a CDS encoding DUF4402 domain-containing protein gives rise to the protein MKRYLKACGLAVIGLGVVTSALAGEATDNPVAINLVKPLTIEETTAMDLGELIVDNGGNNYIIFQVGDNFDDGFTLLGATSYGTPQPGVFKITGIPKSRVTITMEERTNPLNEAKVEMTIAGIYASFSNGDTLDDDGVLNIKSGILLQYPSGATGNFTGGTYTVTIEYD